AGCCTATCAGGGCGCCCTGGTCGACATCTGGCATTGCGACAAAGACGGGAATTATTCGCAGTACGGAGGCACCGGCATGCAACCGACCAATTATACAGCGTATAATTTTTTAAGGGGAAGACAGGTGAGCGACGCAAACGGACTCGTGAGTTTCACCTCCATTTTCCCTGGATGGTATACGGGTCGGGCGACGCACATTCACGTCCACATATACAATGCCGCCGGAACCTCGCTGTTGGTCACACAAATCGCGTTTCCGGAAGGAACGGCCAGTGCTGTCGCTACGGTCAACGCCGCAACCGCCTATGGCTATACAAAGGGGATGACGGGCTATACCTACAACGCCAGCGATAATGTCTTTTCCGACGGCGTCACCACCGAATTGGCTTCGGTATCCGGCGCCCTTGCTACAGGCTATACACTTGACCATACGATTTACGTAAACGGACCGACCCTTGGCGTCGAGGAAGTCGTGTCGACGGCAGGCACCATAGGCCAAAACTACCCGAACCCGATGGACGAGTATACCCTGATTCCGGTGAGCCTGCCCAATGGCGGCGATCTTGAACTTCGCATTTTTGACCTCGCCGGACGGCAGGTCGGGGCCGTCAAACGCTTTTCGTTTGGTGCAGGCGCCAGCGTGATGGCCATCAACCGAAGCGAATACGGATTCTCCCCTGGTTATTACATCTACACCGTAAATGTCGATTCAGGTAGTGGGGCGTTTACCCGAAGCGGGAAGATGCTCGTGAAATAAAATGCAATCAGCGATGACAGACACGGTGCGACTCATCACGGCGGCCCACTGCGCGCAAACGGAAGGAGTGGGCGTACACATTCGAACCACACCGTTCCGGATGCAACCGGTGGGTGCACTGCATGATGCCACTCTGCAGCCCGGCGCCCGTCTGGTCTTTCGCAACGACCGCCGTTGTGGCTTCCTGTTACTGCCTCTTTTCGGTGGGGTTGACGTAGACGACCGCGACGATTTTGTGGGCGTTCCGTCTTTTCGTTTAGTAGATCCGGCGACGGAGACCCTCATCCTGCGCAATCCGCTTGACGATTATGCTTCGCAGTTGCTATTGCTCGAAGCGCCCGAGTTGACAGATTCTGCATGTGGCGCGCTCTCGTTTACCGAACGCAATCAGCTCCACAACCTGTATGAAAAAGAAGCCTGTAAGGTATACATCGGGAGTTACGACCTGCGTCACGCTGCCGAACACGTCTTCGATACACCTCAATCCGCGGTTCTGGCTTTCGCCATTGGCGGAGCCTTTGAAGTGGAAGACCGACTTTTGGAAGTACGGGATGCCCTTTGGCTGCCGGGCGTTTCCGCGATTGAATTTGAGGCACTGTCACAGGATGCGTTGCTGTTACTCGTAGCGTTTGGCTCAGGTTAAGTCCAGAAGCGGACTGTCGGGTTTAGCAAACGAACGTGCCGGATGGACGTCTGCGTTTTCTGGTCAACCGACTAATCTTCCGAACTCCCGACTTTCAACTTTCGACTTTCGACTTTCCACTAACCCTCAACTTTTCCTCCGCTGTCGCACCGCCTCATACAACACAATACCCGTAGTGGTAGCCAGGTTCAGGCTTTCAACCGCACCGTTCATCTCGATGCGCACACAGAAATCGCAATGCCCCAACGCCTCGGGTGATAGGCCGTTGGCCTCATCCCCAAACCAGATAGCGAGTTGTGGTGCGGTCAGGTTCGAGACAGGCAGGGCAATCGATTGGCGTCCGATGGCGTGTGGGGATGTGCCCACCGACA
This genomic interval from Flavobacterium sp. HJ-32-4 contains the following:
- a CDS encoding T9SS type A sorting domain-containing protein; translated protein: MERKVFLRNSIGFLGLALSAPELFRTGKPAAEAPQSPLDCTIAASETAGPFPTINPANYNQSNIVGDRTGVNFTVNIYIKNKNANCGAYQGALVDIWHCDKDGNYSQYGGTGMQPTNYTAYNFLRGRQVSDANGLVSFTSIFPGWYTGRATHIHVHIYNAAGTSLLVTQIAFPEGTASAVATVNAATAYGYTKGMTGYTYNASDNVFSDGVTTELASVSGALATGYTLDHTIYVNGPTLGVEEVVSTAGTIGQNYPNPMDEYTLIPVSLPNGGDLELRIFDLAGRQVGAVKRFSFGAGASVMAINRSEYGFSPGYYIYTVNVDSGSGAFTRSGKMLVK